The Horticoccus luteus DNA window GCTACGACGCCCGCCGCGAAATCACCGGCTGGGATACCGCAGATTACGATGAACGCGGCTGGCTGCCCGTCGAGACCTTCGCCGCGCCCGCGATTGAGCTCGCGCCAGTGCTCGGTCCGGCCGTGCGCGCGACGCAGGAATTGAAACCGATCGCGGCGCCAAAGTTGATGCAGACCTGGCCATCGCCCTCGTGGATCTTCGACCTCGGGCAAAACATGGTCGGTCGCGTGCGGCTGCATGTGAAGGGGACCGCGGGCCAGATGATCAAGTTGCGCTTCGCCGAGATGCTGACGGCCGAGGGCCTGCTTTACACGGACAACCTCCGCACCGCGCGTCAGACCGACTTCTACATCTGCCGCGGCGACCCGGCGGGCGAGACGTGGGAATCGCGCTTCACGTTTCACGGTTTCCGATTCGTCGAAATGTCTGGCCACGAAGCGGAGCCGCTCGCGGACGCGATCACGGGCGTCGTGTTGCACAGCGACACGCCGTCCACCGGCGACTTCACGTGCAGTGATGCGCTCGTGAATCAACTCCAGCGCAACATCGACTGGGGCCAGCGCGGCAACTTCCTCGAAGTGCCGACCGACTGCCCGCAGCGCAACGAACGACTTGGGTGGATGGGCGATGCGCAGGTTTTCTCGCGCACCGCCGCGTGGAATCGCGACGTCGAGGCCTTTTTCCATAAGTGGATGCGCGATGTCGAAGACGCGCAGACAGCCGAGGGGGCGTTCTCCGCGATCTCGCCGCAAGTCGAAGGCTGTCCGCCGGACGGCGGACCGGCGTGGGCGGACGCCGGCGTGGTCAGCCCGTGGACGATGTATCTCTACTACGCGGACACCGCGATCCTCGCCCAACACTACGAGGCGATGAAGCGATTCATCGGCTACCTCGAAAAGACCTCGCAAAACCTGATTCGCGTTCATCCCGACGTCACCAAATGGGGCGGCTTCGGCGACTGGCTCGCGCTCGACGGCAGCGGCAAGACGGAAGGCGGCACGCCGAAGGATCTCATCGGCACGGCCTTCTTCGCCTACAGCACGGATATCGTCGCGCGCACGGCCCGCGTGCTCGGCCACAAAGCCGAAGCGGAGCGCTACGAACGCCTCCGTGATCGCGTGCGCCGCGCGTTTCAACACCGCTTCATTACGGGCGACGGCTTGGTGAGCGGGCTGACCCAAACATGCTACGTGCTCGCCCTGCATTTCGACCTGGCGCCCGAAGAACTGCGCCCGAAGTTGCTCGCGGAATTGTTGCGCGACGTCGAACAGCGCGGCTGGAAACTCTCAACCGGCTTCGTCAGCACCTCCTATGTGCCGCACGTGCTCACGCGTTTCGGACGCAGCGATGTCGCCTATAAACTGCTGCACCAAAAAGCGTGGCCGTCGTGGCTCTACGCCGTCACGCAGGGCGCGACGACGATCTGGGAGCGCTGGGACGGTTGGACGAAAGAAAAGGGTTTCCAGGATCCGGGCATGAACTCGTTCAACCATTATGCTTACGGGGCGATCGGCGCTTGGTTGTATGCGACCGTCGCCGGCGTCGACATCGACGAGGCCCATCCCGGTTACAAACACATCGTGCTGCGCCCGACGCCCGGAGGTGAACTCACCTCGGCGACGGGAACGCTCGATTCCGTGCATGGCCGCATCCGCAGCGCATGGAAAACCGCCGCCGGGAAATTCGAATGGGAAGTCATCGTGCCGCCCAACACCACGGCGAGCGCGCGTTTCCCGGTGCCGGCGACCGCGCGCCTGACCGAAGGCGGCCGGCCGCTGGCGCGCGCGACGGGCGTGAAACACGTGAAGGCGTCCACCGACGCCGTCACGTGCGAACTCGCGCCCGGCCATTACCGCTTCGCCGCGACGTGGAAAGCTTAACGCCGCCTTCGAGCGTCAGGTCGCCGCGCACCGGCGGCCTCGCCCTCACGCCGCGGGTTCGCCTGCTGCCGGCATAGCGTTGAGACGAAATCAGCCGCGCCCACCGCGCGGCTTTTTTGCGTGCAGCGGCTGGCCGGCTTACGGCGCCCGCAGACGTTCATTGCGCTTCTTCTCGACGCGAGCGCCCGCAAACACGGCCAGCTCGAAGAGGATATACAGCGGAGCTGCAAAAAGCGTTTGCGTGACCGGATCCGGTGTCGGCGTCACCACGGCCGCGATGATGAAAATCACCACAATCGCGTGCCGCCGATATTTTCGCAGGAAAGCCGTGGTGATGACGCCCATGTAAACGAGCAGCACGATCAGCAGCGGAAACTCAAACGCGGCACCCACCCCCAATACGAGCCACGTCAGCAAGCTGTAGTAGCTGCCTGGCGTCCATCGCAGCGTGTAGCCGAGCAGTTCGTTGATCTCGATCGACACGCGGATCGTGCTCGGCACGAGGAGAAAGAAACTAAACGAGGCGCCGATCAAAAACAGCAGCCCCGCCATGAAGACGAGCGGCAGCACCATCCGGAGCTCGTGGTCCGTCAGGGCCGGCGCCACGAATTGACCGACGAAAAAGAGGATGAACGGCGCAGCGAGAATGAACCCGCCCAGGAAGCACATCTGGATGACGACGTTGAAGCCCTCCATCACGGTCGTCGTGCCCAGTTCCAGCACCAACGTGGGCTTTTCCGCCTGCACGTAATGGAGCGGCCAGAGGAGCACCTCGTTGAACTCCTTCATGAAGTAGCCGATCAGCGCCGCAAATATCGCGAAGACGATCGCACTCTTGATAAGCGTGCCGCGCATCTCGTCGAGATGTTCGAAAAAGCCCATGGACCGCTCGCGGCCGCCCCGCCGCATTTCTGTGCCGGCCGGTAGATGTTCGAAGACTTCGTCGTCGGGTGCGCTCAAGGTAGTCCGCGCATGCTGGAATCTTTTTTTCAAAACGGAAGCGCGTTATCGAACGCCCTGCCACGTTGCGGAATCCCCCCGATGAGCCGCCGGGCGATGCTGCATCGTTGACACCCCCGCCGGCGCGGTATCCGCTCGTCTGCCTGCGCGGTCGCGCATGCGTTCGTTTTTCAACCAGAAATCAACCACTATGGCCGTTAAATCCAAAGCCAAGAAATCCGCCCCGCGTGCGGTCAAATCGTCCGCGAAGGCGAAACCCGCCGCCGCCAAATCATCCGCTGGCAAGGCGACCAAATACGTCTACCTGTTCGGCAAAAAGACCGACGGCAACGGCACCATGAAGGCCCTCCTCGGCGGCAAGGGCGCCAACCTCGGCGAAATGTGCCGCATCGGTCTCCCCGTCCCTCCCGGATTTACCGTCACGACGGAAGTCTGCACCTATTACTACGCCAACAAGCGCACCTACCCGGCCGCACTTACCGCGCAGATGCAAGCTGGCATCAAGTCGATCGAGCAGCAGACCGGCACGAAATTCGGCGACTTGAAAAACCCGTTGCTCGTGTCCGTGCGCTCCGGTGCACGCGATTCGATGCCGGGTATGATGGACACCATTCTCAACCTCGGCCTCAACGACGAGACCGTGGAGGCCCTCGCCGCCAAGACCAACAACCCGCGTTTCGCGTGGGATTGCTACCGCCGCTTTGTCCAGATGTATGGCGATGTCGTGCTCGGCGTGCAGAAGCGGCCCGACGAAGATCACGAGCCGTTCGAGGTCGTGATCGGCCACCTCAAGGACGAGCGTTACGGCAATCACGAGATGGATGACACCAAGCTCTCGGTCGATGACCTGAAGGAGCTCGTCGCGCGCTTCAAGAAGCTGGTGAAAGACCGCGTCGGCAAAGCGTTTCCCGCCAGCCCGTGGGATCAATTGACCGGTGCGGCCGGTGCCGTGTTTGGCTCCTGGATGAACGACCGCGCCATCGTCTACCGCCGCAAATACAACATCCCCTCCGAATGGGGCACCGCCGTCAATGTGCAGGCGATGGTCTACGGCAACACCGGCGACACCTCCGGCTCCGGCGTGGCTTTTACCCGCAATCCCGCGAACGGCGCGAAGGAGTTTTACGGCGAGTTTCTCATCAACGCCCAAGGTGAAGACGTGGTCGCCGGTGTGCGCACGCCCGAGCCGGTGTCCGAGCTGAAGAAGCATCTGCCCGACGCTTATCATGAACTCGAGCGCATCCGCGGCGTGCTCGAGAAGCACTTCAAGGACGTGCAGGACTTCGAGTTCACCATCGAAGATCACAAGCTGTATATGCTGCAAACCCGCAACGGTAAGCGCACCGCGATGGCGGCGTTGAAGTTCTCCACCGACATGGTGAAGGAGAAGCTCATCGATTGGCAGACCGCCATCATGCGCAACCCGGCCGATCAGCTCGAACAGCTCCTCGCCCCGGTCTTCGATCTCGCCGAAGTGAAGAAAGCCAAGGTCATCGCCACCGGTCTCCCCGCCGGCCCCGGCGCCGCCACCGGTCGGATCTATTTCAACGCCGATCGCGCCGTCCTCGCCGCCGACAAGGGCGAGAAAGTGCTCCTCGTGCGCGTGGAAACCTCGCCGGAAGATTTGCGCGGCATGATCGCCGCTGAAGGCATTCTCACCGCGCGCGGTGGTGTGTCCTCCCACGCGGCGCTCGTCGCCCGCCAGATGGGTAAAGTCTGTGTGTGCGGCGCCGCGGCCGTGCAGATCGACTACGAGAAGAAGGTCGCGAACATCGCCGGCCAGAAATTCAGCGAAGGCGACTACCTGTCGATCGATGGCACGTCGGGCACCGTCTACGCGGGCCAGATCAAGACCGCTCCGTCCGAAATCATCGCCGGCTTGATCCACAACGACGCCGCGGCGAAAAAGACCGAGAAGTTCAAGGACTACGTGCAGCTCATGAAGTGGTGCGCGCAAGTCACCAAGCTCAAGGTCCGCACCAACGCCGACACGCCCGAGCAGACCGCCAACGCCCTCGCGTTCGGCGCCGTCGGCATCGGCCTGACCCGCACCGAGCACATGTTCTTCGAGGGCGAACGCATCGATGCGATGCGCGAGATGATCCTCGCCGACACCACCGCCGACCGCGAAGCGGCGCTGGCGAAGCTCCTCCCCTACCAACGCGAGGATTTCCTCGGAATCTTCAAAGCCTTGAAGGGCTTCCCGGCGACGATCCGCTTTCTCGATCCGCCGCTCCACGAGTTCCTGCCCAACACCAAGGAACAGCAGGCCGACCTCGCGAAGAAGCTCGGCCTTCCGGTCGAGAAAATCGTCACGCGCGTGCACGAGCTGCACGAGTTCAACCCGATGCTCGGTTTCCGCGGCTGCCGCCTGGGAATCAAGTATCCCGAGATCACGCGCATGCAGGCCCGCGCCGTTTTCGAAGCGGCCGTCGCCGCCAAGAAAAAGGGCGTGCAAGCCAATCCGGAAATCATGATCCCGCTCGTCGGTTTCAAGAAGGAGCTCGATCAACAGGTCGAACTCGTGCACGCGACCGCCGCCGCCGTCCAGAAGGAGACGAAGGTCAAGTTCGCCTACTCCGTCGGCACGATGATCGAGATTCCGCGCGGCGCACTCACCGCCAACGAAATCGCGCAGACCGCGCAGTTCTTCAGCTTCGGCACCAATGATCTCACGCAGACCTGCCTCGGCATGTCGCGCGACGATTCCGGCTCCTTCCTCGGCGCCTATCAGGAAGCCGAGATCATGAAGAAGAACCCGTTCGCCTCGATCGACCAGACCGGCGTCGGACAATTGATGGAAATCGCGATCACCAAAGGCCGCGCCACGCGTCCCGACATCAAGCTCGGGATCTGCGGCGAACACGGCGGCGATCCCGACTCCGTCAAGTTCTGCCACAAGCTCGGCCTCAGCTACGTGAGCTGCTCGCCCTATCGCGTGCCCGTCGCCCGCCTCGCCGCAGCGCAAGCCGCCGTCGCGGATCTTCAGGCCGCCAAGAAGAAGTAACGTCGCCGCGCGCTCCGGCGCCCTGCGACTCTTCGTCTCCCAGCCCCGCATCGTTCGCGATGCGGGGTTTTTCTTTGCGCACCACGAGGCGATCGGCGCATGGCCGCGTTGTCCCTCGCCGCTGCTTTTGTTCGCCGCGATCTCTCGCTCGCCGACTCCTCTAGCGCCGAGCGCCGCGCACTCGCGCCGACAACGCGCTCCTCACGCGCGCTTCCCTTCGCAGGGCGCGCTTGCACCGATCTCAGAAATATCTTCGCGCGCCCTAGCCGTTCGCCACCGGATAACTCCCCAGCCACTTCACCATCGGGCAGAATCGCTTCAGTTCCGCGAGGGCGTCTTTCATGTTCTCCGCTTCGAAGTGACCCGTGACGTCGATGAAGAAATAGTAGTCCCACGGGCGTTTCTTGCTCGGTCGCGACTCGATCTTCGACAGGTTGATCCCGCGCTCGGCGAGCGGCATCAGCATCTTGAGCAACGCACCGGAATGCGACGCCGACTCGTCGCCCAGCGAAATGATGAAGCTGCTCATGTCGCGACCGTTGCCCACCGCGCCGGCGGGACGTTTTCCCAGCACGAAGAATCGCGTGGTGTTATCCGCCTTGTCCTGGATGTTTCGCTCGACGACCGGCACTCCGTAGAATTGCGCGGCCAGTTCACCGGCGACCGCCGCGGTGCCGGGCGTTTCCTTCGCAATTTGCACCGCGCGCGAGGTGCTCGGCGCATCGATCAGTTGCGCGTGCGGCAGGTGGCGTTGCAGCCAATGCCGGCATTGCGCGAGCGCCTGGTCCTTCGAGTAAACGCGTTCGATCTCGTCGAGCGGCGAGTTCGAGATCAACGCATGCGTGATCTCCAGATAGATCTGCGCGACGATTTTCAGATCGCTCTCCACAAAGCTGTCGAGCGTCTCGCGCACGGAGCCTTCCGTCGAATTCTCGATCGGAATCACCGCGTAATCCGCCTCCCCTTTTTCCACCGCGGTGAAGATGTCGGCGATCGTCGCCATCGCGTGATACTCCACGCTGGCGCCGAATTTGCGCATCGCGGCCGCGTGCGTATTCGTGGCTTCGGGGCCGAGATAGGCGATGAGCAGCGGCTTCTCGAGCGCGATCGCAGCCGACATGATCTCGCGATAAATCGCCTGCAACGCCTCGTCCTTGATCGGCCCTTGATTGAGCGAAACGATCTTTCGCAACACGGCATCTTCCCGCTCCGGCACGTAAATCTGCCCGCCTGTGCTGCGCTTCAACTTCCCAATCTCCGCGGCGAGCGCCAGTCGTTCGTTGAGGAGCGCAACAATGTCGCGATCGAGGCCGTCGATTTTATCGCGGATGGGTCCGAGGTCCATGGTCAGGCGGTTTTATTGTCCTCGGCGGGCTCCGCCGGTGCTGATTCGTTCTCCGTCGGCGCGGTCGCGGAGTCGGCCGCCAACGTTTCCGCGGAGAGCGTTTCCGTCGTCGCCGTCGCGACTTCCTCCACCGGCTGGGCGG harbors:
- a CDS encoding alpha-L-rhamnosidase; its protein translation is MKSSPLTRVVGLRCNHLDNPLGVHDAAPRLSWRLETGARRGARQTAYRITVSTTRTGEADLWDSGRVASDLTLNIAYAGRALASRERAWWRVTVWDEANRASESKPAFWEAGLLTAADWSAQWIGSAAVGGPETSVPSPHVRTVFNVSKKVSAARLYVTALGLYEFHLNGQRIGEDVFTPGWTDYNKRVQYQVYDVTPALRSGVNAAGAILGDGWYCGHIGWKTRQYYGDRPRLLAQLEIAYADGSRETIVSNAAWRTAPGPITESDFMHGESYDARREITGWDTADYDERGWLPVETFAAPAIELAPVLGPAVRATQELKPIAAPKLMQTWPSPSWIFDLGQNMVGRVRLHVKGTAGQMIKLRFAEMLTAEGLLYTDNLRTARQTDFYICRGDPAGETWESRFTFHGFRFVEMSGHEAEPLADAITGVVLHSDTPSTGDFTCSDALVNQLQRNIDWGQRGNFLEVPTDCPQRNERLGWMGDAQVFSRTAAWNRDVEAFFHKWMRDVEDAQTAEGAFSAISPQVEGCPPDGGPAWADAGVVSPWTMYLYYADTAILAQHYEAMKRFIGYLEKTSQNLIRVHPDVTKWGGFGDWLALDGSGKTEGGTPKDLIGTAFFAYSTDIVARTARVLGHKAEAERYERLRDRVRRAFQHRFITGDGLVSGLTQTCYVLALHFDLAPEELRPKLLAELLRDVEQRGWKLSTGFVSTSYVPHVLTRFGRSDVAYKLLHQKAWPSWLYAVTQGATTIWERWDGWTKEKGFQDPGMNSFNHYAYGAIGAWLYATVAGVDIDEAHPGYKHIVLRPTPGGELTSATGTLDSVHGRIRSAWKTAAGKFEWEVIVPPNTTASARFPVPATARLTEGGRPLARATGVKHVKASTDAVTCELAPGHYRFAATWKA
- the ppdK gene encoding pyruvate, phosphate dikinase, producing MAVKSKAKKSAPRAVKSSAKAKPAAAKSSAGKATKYVYLFGKKTDGNGTMKALLGGKGANLGEMCRIGLPVPPGFTVTTEVCTYYYANKRTYPAALTAQMQAGIKSIEQQTGTKFGDLKNPLLVSVRSGARDSMPGMMDTILNLGLNDETVEALAAKTNNPRFAWDCYRRFVQMYGDVVLGVQKRPDEDHEPFEVVIGHLKDERYGNHEMDDTKLSVDDLKELVARFKKLVKDRVGKAFPASPWDQLTGAAGAVFGSWMNDRAIVYRRKYNIPSEWGTAVNVQAMVYGNTGDTSGSGVAFTRNPANGAKEFYGEFLINAQGEDVVAGVRTPEPVSELKKHLPDAYHELERIRGVLEKHFKDVQDFEFTIEDHKLYMLQTRNGKRTAMAALKFSTDMVKEKLIDWQTAIMRNPADQLEQLLAPVFDLAEVKKAKVIATGLPAGPGAATGRIYFNADRAVLAADKGEKVLLVRVETSPEDLRGMIAAEGILTARGGVSSHAALVARQMGKVCVCGAAAVQIDYEKKVANIAGQKFSEGDYLSIDGTSGTVYAGQIKTAPSEIIAGLIHNDAAAKKTEKFKDYVQLMKWCAQVTKLKVRTNADTPEQTANALAFGAVGIGLTRTEHMFFEGERIDAMREMILADTTADREAALAKLLPYQREDFLGIFKALKGFPATIRFLDPPLHEFLPNTKEQQADLAKKLGLPVEKIVTRVHELHEFNPMLGFRGCRLGIKYPEITRMQARAVFEAAVAAKKKGVQANPEIMIPLVGFKKELDQQVELVHATAAAVQKETKVKFAYSVGTMIEIPRGALTANEIAQTAQFFSFGTNDLTQTCLGMSRDDSGSFLGAYQEAEIMKKNPFASIDQTGVGQLMEIAITKGRATRPDIKLGICGEHGGDPDSVKFCHKLGLSYVSCSPYRVPVARLAAAQAAVADLQAAKKK
- the tatC gene encoding twin-arginine translocase subunit TatC, which gives rise to MSAPDDEVFEHLPAGTEMRRGGRERSMGFFEHLDEMRGTLIKSAIVFAIFAALIGYFMKEFNEVLLWPLHYVQAEKPTLVLELGTTTVMEGFNVVIQMCFLGGFILAAPFILFFVGQFVAPALTDHELRMVLPLVFMAGLLFLIGASFSFFLLVPSTIRVSIEINELLGYTLRWTPGSYYSLLTWLVLGVGAAFEFPLLIVLLVYMGVITTAFLRKYRRHAIVVIFIIAAVVTPTPDPVTQTLFAAPLYILFELAVFAGARVEKKRNERLRAP
- the pheA gene encoding prephenate dehydratase — encoded protein: MDLGPIRDKIDGLDRDIVALLNERLALAAEIGKLKRSTGGQIYVPEREDAVLRKIVSLNQGPIKDEALQAIYREIMSAAIALEKPLLIAYLGPEATNTHAAAMRKFGASVEYHAMATIADIFTAVEKGEADYAVIPIENSTEGSVRETLDSFVESDLKIVAQIYLEITHALISNSPLDEIERVYSKDQALAQCRHWLQRHLPHAQLIDAPSTSRAVQIAKETPGTAAVAGELAAQFYGVPVVERNIQDKADNTTRFFVLGKRPAGAVGNGRDMSSFIISLGDESASHSGALLKMLMPLAERGINLSKIESRPSKKRPWDYYFFIDVTGHFEAENMKDALAELKRFCPMVKWLGSYPVANG